The Xenopus tropicalis strain Nigerian chromosome 2, UCB_Xtro_10.0, whole genome shotgun sequence genome window below encodes:
- the thsd1 gene encoding thrombospondin type-1 domain-containing protein 1: MKHTQNGLTCVLLIILYRFVFSEPGYLIVRESHHVALSREPVFVEYYLPGNNNNTTTYNISITLFDISNNRTVTSKDLSVNLSRGSLEFECFHFIAAGLYQFQIVFTEKNQSNIDWRSSILNVTWPRFHIDLNRTSNIRSFQIGVFSNEQFCLTFPDKHPRVLLEVEHTHSFQELEGLSSDRFMLYKTYKEIPLSPSQWVEFECASVRPETFITVSLKPTFSESLIAFMGPVDLVKTFRYKLVTSAEQRCDASVNVNVIPPPCNYADGKVIVYKEVLRGSAETSTTLAENVLQTGDKVAQFNCTLFDIGRNKYCFEFFIASGKIYSFLGAKECVGIRREIESWGLWQSWSPCSVTCGDGERERFRECLTTSSEKPACRGRAKETSLCSLEECTSISVKPSSKSTTHSKDTKTSNTVTIAGISLCLTIIIITIVITVWRKFHKTQKCSSTVKHNSTHSGNGRKNSDEENIYQMRESFSDMGEGLHENVEDTVDIPLTYRQSMRVAEEKSGQENDNLQSNVQKLIPPIFSYRLAQQQLKEMKQRGLTEATKLYHVSQNPMSDTVVDGALAPPSVTDNCDDNIANKFRLQSPFIEQRNLHPQCHGERSTPLSPYQSTSPCQTLPHLSQFMNQDPKVRYIERPYHKNINFRRTSSFHETKHNKPFRERSLSTLSPRQTMAYNPRTRTWQYATTDRSKHRSIRAEKSPEHFAKSANFTADPVDFSSKNLYMWSSESKHDLISSRHAAAKASKLERLEQNRVKKGSSPIDKSWNRVQDYSPTFKDSYERNSPFSPAQNRREKCQSFPWAADYSFYDNSSFRLTEAEQQMIDLPGYFASNEEDETSTLSMERLVI, from the exons ATGAAACACACACAGAATGGCCTTACCTGCGTATTGCTGATCATTCTCTACAGATTTG TTTTTAGTGAACCTGGCTATCTCATCGTGCGAGAGTCTCATCACGTAGCCTTGAGCAGAGAACCTGTATTTGTGGAATATTATCTCCCAGGCAATAACAATAATACAACAACATATAACATATCCATAACTTTGTTTGATATAAGCAATAATCGGACGGTAACAAGCAAAGACCTTTCTGTTAACCTATCACGGGGCAGTTTAGAATTTGAGTGTTTCCATTTTATTGCCGCTGGACTTTATCAGTTCCAGATCGTTTTTACCGAGAAGAATCAGAGCAACATTGACTGGCGGAGCAGCATATTGAATGTCACTTGGCCCCGGTTTCACATTGATTTGAACAGGACGTCAAATATAAGGTCGTTTCAAATTGGAGTTTTCTCTAATGAGCAGTTTTGTCTCACTTTTCCAGACAAGCACCCTAGGGTTTTATTGGAGGTTGAACATACGCACAGTTTTCAAGAACTGGAAGGACTAAGCAGTGACAGGTTCATGTTGTACAAAACCTACAAGGAAATCCCTTTGTCTCCATCCCAGTGGGTGGAATTTGAATGTGCATCAGTACGACCCGAAACTTTCATCACGGTCTCCCTTAAACCCACGTTTTCGGAATCACTCATTGCATTCATGGGCCCTGTTGACCTAGTGAAAACGTTCAGGTATAAGCTAGTGACCTCAGCAGAACAGAGGTGCGACGCatcagtaaatgtaaatgtgatcCCTCCCCCATGTAATTACGCAGATGGGAAGGTAATTGTGTACAAGGAAGTGCTGCGGGGTTCAGCTGAAACTAGCACCACTCTGGCAGAGAATGTTCTACAAACAGGAGACAAGGTTGCTCAGTTCAACTGCACTTTATTTGATATTGGAAGGAACAAGTACTGTTTTGAGTTCTTCATTGCTTCTGGCAAGATTTACTCATTTCTTGGAGCCAAAGAATGTGTGGGGATAAGAAGAGAAATAG aGTCATGGGGTCTGTGGCAGTCGTGGAGTCCATGCAGCGTCACATGCGGAGATGGCGAGAGAGAGAGATTTAGGGAATGCCTGACAACCTCATCTGAAAAGCCTGCCTGCAGGGGACGGGCAAAGGAGACCTCACTCTGCTCCCTAGAGGAATGCACAA GTATATCTGTGAAACCTTCAAGCAAGTCAACTACACATTCTAAGGACACTAAAACAAGCAATACTGTGACCATTGCTGGTATTTCTCTGTGCCTGACGATTATCATCATTACCATTGTAATTACTGTATGGAGGAAATTTCACAAGACTCAGAAGTGCAGCTCAACAGTGAAACACAACTCTACCCATTCAGGCAATGGGCGCAAGAATTCAGATGAAGAAAATATTTACCAGATGAGGGAAAGCTTCTCTGACATGGGGGAAGGTCTCCATGAGAATGTAGAGGACACAGTCGATATTCCTTTGACATACAGGCAAAGTATGCGAGTTGCAGAAGAGAAAAGTGGACAGGAAAACGATAACTTGCAATCAAACGTGCAGAAATTAATCCCTCCAATTTTTAGCTACCGCCTTGCTCAGCAGCAACTAAAGGAGATGAAACAAAGGGGTTTAACTGAAGCCACCAAGTTGTACCATGTTTCTCAGAATCCAATGTCAGATACAGTTGTAGATGGTGCCCTGGCTCCTCCATCGGTCACAGACAATTGCGATGATAACATTGCCAACAAATTCCGGCTTCAGTCTCCATTTATAGAGCAGAGGAATTTGCACCCTCAGTGTCATGGAGAAAGATCAACTCCTTTATCCCCTTATCAAAGCACAAGCCCATGCCAGACATTACCCCATTTATCCCAATTTATGAATCAAGACCCTAAGGTCAGATACATTGAAAGGCCATATCACAAAAATATCAACTTTAGGAGAACCTCCAGTTTCCATGAAACAAAGCACAACAAACCTTTCAGAGAAAGAAGTCTATCGACACTTTCCCCAAGGCAAACAATGGCATATAATCCAAGGACCAGAACTTGGCAGTATGCGACAACTGATAGGTCTAAGCATAGATCTATAAGAGCTGAAAAAAGTCCTGAACATTTTGCAAAAAGTGCTAATTTTACAGCTGACCCAGTTGACTTTTCCTCTAAAAACCTGTACATGTGGTCAAGTGAAAGCAAACATGACTTAATCAGTAGCCGCCATGCTGCCGCAAAAGCATCAAAGCTCGAGAGACTAGAACAAAACCGAGTTAAGAAAGGATCCTCCCCAATTGATAAATCATGGAATAGAGTGCAGGATTACTCTCCAACATTTAAAGACAGTTATGAGAGGAACAGTCCTTTCAGTCCTGCTCAAAACAGAAGAGAAAAGTGTCAAAGTTTCCCTTGGGCAGCAGACTATTCTTTCTATGACAATTCATCATTCAGACTCACTGAAGCAGAGCAGCAGATGATTGACCTGCCTGGgtattttgcctccaatgaagAGGATGAAACCAGTACATTAAGTATGGAAAGACTAGTTATTTGA
- the LOC100497330 gene encoding fibrinogen-like protein 1, whose product MFWLIVSSVLLHYGFSAPRLKDLEICQIDNIKLLQRIQVLQNQLHLGDLHLRDLLGNNYHSLKSKVFKSSSHRSKVEDVLLPTTSGNLIVYNEDCSSVFESGRKESGYYRVRPRAENEPFLVFCDMSDGGGWTVIQRRSNGKVNFNRKWDEYKEGFGLFKSRNDEHWIGNNHIYDLLDKREMTLKIDLTDWQGNAKHAIYETFRLTNEQDNYKLWIGYYSGNAGDGLSGGSNFEQQWSASHSGMPFSTSDKDNDRFIKGNCAKENKCGWWFNRCHAANLNGVYYKKGNYTGEFDNGIVWSPWHGLWYSLKSTAMKIRRPSFLSEGSGLEG is encoded by the exons ATGTTCTGGCTCATTGTGTCCTCTGTTTTACTGCACTATGGCTTTTCAGCTCCAAGGCTTAAG GACCTTGAAATATGCCAGATAGATAACATCAAACTCCTACAGAGGATACAAGTTCTGCAGAATCAGCTACATTTAGGGGATCTGCATCTCCGAGATCTACTGGGCAACAACTACCACTCCCTGAAGAGCAAAGTATTTAAAAGCAGCTCCCACAGAAGTAAAGTGGAGGACGTGCTGCTTCCCACAACCAGCGGGAACCTCATTGTATATAATGAAG ATTGTTCCTCAGTCTTTGAGAGCGGAAGGAAGGAGAGTGGCTATTATCGTGTGCGACCAAGGGCGGAGAATGAGCCCTTCCTAGTGTTCTGTGATATGTCTGATGGTGGTGGGTGGACAGTGATTCAGCGCAGAAGCAACGGAAAAGTCAACTTCAACCG GAAATGGGATGAGTATAAAGAAGGTTTTGGTCTTTTTAAAAGTAGGAATGATGAACACTGGATTGGGAACAATCACATATATGACCTTTTGGATAAAA GAGAAATGACACTGAAAATTGATCTGACGGACTGGCAAGGGAATGCAAAACACGCAATCTATGAAACATTCAGACTGACCAATGAGCAG gaCAATTACAAGCTGTGGATAGGTTATTACTCTGGAAATGCCGGAGATGGCCTCTCTGGTGGCAGTAACTTCGAACAGCAGTGGTCAGCATCGCACAGTGGAATGCCATTCAGCACATCTGATAAAGACAATGACAGGTTCATTAAGGGTAACTGCGCAAAGGAAAATAAATGCGGCTGGTGGTTCAACAG GTGCCATGCCGCCAATTTAAATGGAGTATACTATAAAAAAGGAAACTACACTGGAGAATTTGATAACGGTATTGTTTGGTCACCTTGGCATGGATTGTGGTACTCGCTGAAATCTACAGCAATGAAGATAAGGCGTCCATCATTTCTCAGTGAGGGAAGTGGGTTAGAGGGTTAA